A part of Brassica rapa cultivar Chiifu-401-42 chromosome A05, CAAS_Brap_v3.01, whole genome shotgun sequence genomic DNA contains:
- the LOC103868360 gene encoding formin-like protein 3 — MGRLTKAFLAIFLVVLVCVSVEIIARDGANRLRSSVSEEAHGVDMAEKTKIRCRKELKDENKDCLVYISREAAANGYVKLSVLTGYGHWFGPLLDSTPRRKLISKKKKFTVSAPNFALGPAPRLTPGPAPSTSPSQPSSHSPPDESNSAPVKRKPSVVAPSPSVVLSPAKKYDILMQLIIAVASTAVLTFFLVTLLFLCCFRRNRSPRDGPRDEGQFLHLVDLSPGSNETSPAAANPSRRFFSASSKKKSFLSRMSLKRSGHDQFSTAQASTSSGHPPPLKLPPGRTAAPPPPPPPPAAPAPPPPQPPPPPKSKPPPPPKLVRPPPAPPKGAAGKRQGHHSSSGDASDVDSETGAPKTKLKPFFWDKMANPDQKMVWHEISAGSFQFNEEAMESLFGYNDGNKNKSGQRGESSRDSHVQYIQIIDPRKAQNLSILLRALNVTTEEVVEAIKEGNELPVELLQTLLKMAPTTEEELKLRLYSGDVNLLGPAERFLKILVDIPFAFKRIESLLFMISLQEEVSGIKESLSTLEVACKKLRNSRLFLKLLEAVLKTGNRMNVGTFRGDAQAFKLDTLLKLSDVKGTDGKTTLLNFVVLEIIRSEGVRALRLQSKSFSSVRTEEDTNNNNTDSSPQSVERYRSTGLQVVSGLTTELEDVKRAAVIDADGLAATLTNLSDSLTNAREFLKSMEEESDFEKALAGFIERADADIKWLKEEEERIMALVKSSADYFHGKSAKNEGLRLFAIVRDFLIMLEKVCRHVKETTTSATKTRTHSGKKETQVTMQEDSHQPSTDNIQQRLFPAIAERRDDSSDDSDDE, encoded by the exons ATGGGGAGATTGACAAAAGCTTTTCTGGCCATCTTTCTCGTTGTTCTTGTTTGTGTCTCCGTTGAGATCATCGCTCGTGACGGTGCCAATCGCTTACGATCCTCTGTTTCCGAGGAGGCTCATGGCGTCGATATG GCAGAGAAAACAAAGATACGTTGTCGAAAAGAACTCAAAgatgagaacaaagattgtctTGTCTACATCTCTCGTGAAGCAGCAGCAAATGGGTACGTAAAACTATCCGTCTTAACCGGTTATGGGCATTGGTTTGGACCTCTCCTTGATTCTACTCCAAGAAGGAAGCTGATCAGTAAGAAAAAGAAGTTCACAGTATCTGCTCCAAACTTCGCTCTTGGTCCTGCACCACGTCTCACTCCAGGTCCCGCTCCTTCAACCTCTCCATCTCAACCTTCTTCACATTCACCACCCGATGAATCAAACTCTGCTCCGGTTAAGAGAAAACCGAGCGTTGTTGCTCCTAGTCCAAGTGTTGTTCTATCACCGGCGAAgaaatatgatattttgatgCAACTTATCATCGCTGTTGCTTCAACAGCTGTATTAACCTTCTTTCTAGTTACATTGCTCTTCTTATGTTGCTTCAGACGCAACCGCAGTCCTAGAGATGGACCAAGAGATGAAGGACAGTTTCTACATCTAGTTGATTTATCACCTG GATCAAATGAGACATCTCCCGCCGCTGCAAACCCAAGCAGAAGATTTTTCAGTGCTAGTTCCAAAAAGAAATCGTTTCTTTCAAGAATGTCTCTAAAGAGAAGTGGTCATGATCAGTTTTCAACAGCTCAAGCGTCCACATCCTCAGGACATCCTCCTCCATTAAAGCTTCCCCCGGGAAGAACAgcagctcctcctcctcctcctcctcctcctgcagCTCCAGCTCCACCACCTCCACAGCCGCCGCCACCTCCTAAATCAAAGCCTCCTCCACCACCTAAACTTGTACGTCCTCCACCCGCACCACCAAAAGGTGCGGCTGGAAAGCGCCAAGGCCATCATAGTTCCTCTGGAGATGCTTCTGATGTTGATTCTGAGACTGGAGCTCCAAAGACAAAACTAAAACCGTTTTTCTGGGATAAAATGGCTAACCCTGACCAGAAAATGGTTTGGCATGAGATCAGCGCCGGCTCATTCCA GTTCAACGAAGAGGCGATGGAGTCACTGTTTGGTTACAATGATGGGAACAAGAACAAGAGTGGTCAAAGAGGAGAATCATCTAGAGACTCTCATGTCCAGTACATACAGATCATTGATCCAAGGAAAGCTCAGAACTTATCTATTCTTCTCCGAGCTTTGAATGTAACAACGGAGGAAGTGGTCGAGGCCATTAAAGAAGGTAATGAGCTCCCGGTGGAGCTCCTCCAAACGTTGCTGAAGATGGCTCCAACTACAGAAGAGGAACTCAAACTTAGACTATACTCAGGAGATGTTAACCTACTTGGCCCTgcagagaggtttttgaagatTCTTGTTGATATACCTTTTGCATTCAAACGTATAGAGTCTCTTCTGTTCATGATCTCACTTCAGGAAGAAGTCTCTGGCATCAAAGAATCACTCTCCACTCTCGAG GTGGCTTGCAAGAAACTGAGGAACAGCAGACTGTTCCTGAAACTACTAGAAGCAGTTCTCAAGACAGGAAACCGAATGAATGTCGGAACCTTCCGTGGTGACGCACAAGCTTTCAAACTAGACACGCTCTTGAAACTATCTGACGTGAAAGGAACAGATGGTAAAACCACACTCTTGAACTTTGTTGTCCTTGAGATCATTCGTTCCGAAGGAGTTCGTGCTCTCCGCCTCCAAAGCAAAAGCTTCTCGAGCGTTAGAACAGAGGAGgacaccaacaacaacaacacagaCTCAAGTCCACAGTCAGTGGAGCGTTACCGAAGCACGGGACTCCAAGTGGTTTCGGGATTAACAACAGAGCTTGAAGATGTCAAGAGAGCAGCGGTCATAGACGCTGATGGATTAGCTGCGACGCTGACGAATCTAAGCGACTCGCTGACGAACGCGAGGGAGTTTTTGAAGTCCATGGAGGAAGAGAGCGACTTCGAGAAAGCTTTAGCTGGGTTTATAGAACGTGCGGATGCTGATATTAAATGgttgaaggaagaagaagagaggatcATGGCGTTGGTCAAAAGCTCTGCCGATTATTTCCATGGCAAGTCTGCTAAGAACGAAGGGTTGCGTTTGTTTGCTATAGTGCGTGATTTCTTGATCATGTTGGAGAAAGTTTGTAGACATGTTAAGGAAACTACGACATCAGCTACCAAGACAAGGACTCATTCCGGCAAGAAAGAAACTCAAGTGACGATGCAGGAGGATAGTCATCAACCGTCCACCGATAATATTCAACAGCGTTTGTTTCCGGCTATTGCTGAACGGAGAGATGACAGTTCCGATGATTCAGACGATGAGTAG
- the LOC117133938 gene encoding CCR4-NOT transcription complex subunit 9-like — MESGSELSKTVATFIIQKILLDNEGLRYMCVCVDRFFAPSRVLGNMVTSLEEAPSPRLLKHIVRCYLRLTDNIIYYIKLKELKTVLIFFW; from the exons ATGGAAAGTGGCAGCGAGttatcaaaaact GTTGCAACCTTCATTATCCAGAAAATTTTGCTGGACAACGAAGGGCTTCGTTACATGTGCGTCTGTGTGGATAGATTCTTTGCTCCGAGTCGAGTTTTGGGGAATATGGTGACTTCACTTGAAGAAGCACCTTCTCCTAGGCTTCTAAAGCACATCGTCCGCTGTTACCTTCGCTTGACAGATAACATCATCTATTACATAAAACTAAAGGAACTTAAgacagttttgatttttttttggtag